In Bradyrhizobium erythrophlei, a single genomic region encodes these proteins:
- a CDS encoding Hint domain-containing protein codes for MENSSRRRFIKGSANLAGKIAATGMVSLPLLASMSKKTRAMGPGNWPDFNPPGGNRPAGGGHCFVRGTLIRTPEGEIAVEDLTIGALVETLNGPLPVKWIGRQRFRKDSASWHWSVAPIRVARFALSDQYPHRDLYLSPHHSLLIDGFLIPAQWLVNGRSIVLTLDDRDVVDYFHIELETHEVVFAEGAPAETLLVTDDREHFANFAEYERRYGAEVGRAMKPFAPVLEYQGARGELERLLRWAVSPVLDIRDPIQKARARIAARARAIETEVC; via the coding sequence TTGGAAAACTCATCGCGCAGACGCTTCATAAAGGGTTCCGCAAATCTAGCAGGAAAAATTGCAGCCACGGGGATGGTAAGTCTGCCTCTGCTTGCATCGATGTCCAAAAAAACGCGGGCAATGGGTCCCGGTAATTGGCCTGATTTCAACCCTCCGGGCGGCAATCGCCCCGCAGGAGGAGGACATTGCTTCGTTCGCGGAACGCTCATTCGAACTCCCGAGGGTGAGATTGCGGTTGAGGATCTAACAATCGGCGCTCTCGTTGAGACCCTTAATGGGCCATTACCTGTCAAGTGGATTGGCCGGCAACGGTTCAGAAAGGACAGCGCCTCATGGCACTGGAGCGTAGCTCCTATCCGTGTCGCGCGCTTTGCCCTGAGCGATCAATATCCGCACCGCGATTTGTATCTTTCTCCTCACCACAGCCTTCTTATTGATGGCTTTCTCATTCCTGCTCAATGGCTGGTGAACGGAAGGTCGATTGTACTAACATTGGATGACCGCGACGTCGTTGACTACTTCCACATTGAGTTAGAAACGCACGAAGTTGTTTTTGCCGAGGGGGCTCCCGCGGAGACTTTGCTGGTCACCGACGACCGTGAGCACTTCGCGAACTTTGCAGAATACGAAAGACGGTATGGAGCCGAGGTAGGCCGCGCGATGAAGCCGTTTGCCCCTGTTCTCGAATATCAAGGTGCTCGTGGCGAACTGGAACGGCTGCTTCGATGGGCCGTATCGCCTGTCCTCGATATTCGTGATCCAATCCAAAAAGCCCGCGCTCGAATTGCAGCTCGAGCCCGTGCGATTGAAACGGAAGTTTGTTGA
- a CDS encoding H-NS family nucleoid-associated regulatory protein: MKNKDFDSMDIDELWSLHEQVTSTLARKIGEEKAKLEERLRKLQNSDNTIRSDRPRRAYPKVHPKYQNPKNPAEKWSGRGKRPHWVQAQLKAGKRLEHFLISR, from the coding sequence ATGAAAAACAAAGATTTCGATTCCATGGACATCGATGAGCTATGGAGTTTGCACGAACAGGTGACGTCGACGCTGGCTCGCAAAATCGGCGAGGAAAAGGCAAAGCTCGAAGAGCGTCTACGCAAGCTTCAAAACTCCGATAACACGATTAGGTCCGATCGGCCCCGTCGTGCCTATCCCAAAGTGCACCCGAAATATCAGAACCCAAAAAATCCCGCCGAAAAATGGTCTGGCCGCGGAAAACGACCCCACTGGGTGCAGGCGCAGCTTAAGGCTGGCAAAAGACTCGAGCATTTTCTGATCAGCCGATAA